A region from the Pseudomonas promysalinigenes genome encodes:
- a CDS encoding glycine betaine ABC transporter substrate-binding protein: MKKKIALLLGAALLFAGFAQAAEKPLIRIGARVFTEQTVLAEITAQYLRANGFDVRVTNGLGSSLARQAQETGQLDLMWEYTGVSLVSYNHIEERMPSAEATYAKVKALDAKKDLIWLTPSKFSNTYALGLPKEVAEAYPQVNTISDLNQVLRDESDRNHLVALDTEFANRPDGLVGLKQMYDLQVGRANIRQMDAGLVYTAMHNNQVFAGLVYTTDGRLSAFKIKLLEDDKHYFPDYTAAPVVRKQIIDANPKLVALLKPLAEQLDDETMRQLNAKVDVQHQSPTSVAAAFLREHPLNSEVQP, encoded by the coding sequence ATGAAGAAGAAAATCGCCTTGCTGCTGGGCGCGGCACTGCTGTTCGCAGGTTTTGCCCAGGCAGCGGAGAAACCGCTGATTCGCATCGGCGCGCGGGTGTTCACCGAGCAGACCGTGCTTGCCGAAATCACCGCGCAATACCTGCGTGCCAACGGCTTCGACGTACGCGTCACCAACGGCCTTGGCAGTAGCCTGGCACGCCAGGCACAAGAGACCGGGCAGCTCGATCTGATGTGGGAATACACCGGTGTTTCGCTGGTGTCCTACAACCACATCGAAGAACGCATGCCCAGTGCAGAGGCCACCTACGCCAAGGTCAAGGCGCTGGATGCGAAGAAGGACCTGATCTGGCTGACGCCGTCGAAGTTCAGCAATACCTACGCTTTGGGCCTGCCCAAAGAGGTGGCTGAGGCTTACCCACAGGTCAACACCATCAGCGACCTCAACCAGGTACTGCGTGATGAAAGCGACCGCAACCACTTGGTTGCCCTGGACACCGAATTCGCCAACCGGCCGGATGGCCTCGTGGGCCTCAAGCAGATGTACGACCTGCAAGTGGGGCGCGCCAATATCCGCCAGATGGATGCCGGCCTGGTCTATACCGCGATGCACAACAACCAGGTGTTTGCAGGCTTGGTGTACACCACCGACGGCCGCCTGAGCGCCTTCAAGATCAAGCTGCTCGAAGACGACAAGCACTACTTCCCCGATTACACCGCCGCCCCGGTGGTGCGCAAACAGATCATCGACGCCAACCCGAAACTGGTGGCGCTGCTCAAGCCACTGGCCGAACAGCTCGATGACGAAACCATGCGTCAGCTCAACGCCAAGGTCGATGTCCAGCACCAGAGCCCGACCAGCGTGGCCGCTGCCTTCCTGCGCGAGCACCCCTTGAACAGCGAGGTACAGCCATGA
- a CDS encoding ABC transporter permease — protein sequence MNLFDTFAHLDWALVLQLTWQHIMLVGVAVGLAIIVGVPLGILMTRFPVVAGPLQASATVLLTIPSIALFGLLLPFYSKFGQGLGPLPAITAVFLYSLLPILRNTYLALTNVEPGIREAARGIGMTFGQRLRMVELPIAVPVILAGVRTAVVMNIGVMTIAATIGAGGLGVLILTSISRSDMSMLLVGAVLVSLLAIIADLLLQTLQRALTPEGLRS from the coding sequence ATGAACCTGTTTGACACGTTCGCCCATCTTGACTGGGCCTTGGTGCTGCAGCTGACCTGGCAGCACATCATGCTGGTGGGCGTGGCGGTGGGCCTTGCGATTATCGTCGGGGTGCCGCTGGGCATTCTGATGACCCGCTTCCCGGTGGTCGCCGGCCCTTTGCAAGCCAGTGCCACGGTGCTGCTGACCATCCCGTCGATCGCGCTGTTTGGCTTGCTGCTGCCGTTCTACTCCAAGTTCGGCCAAGGACTCGGCCCACTGCCCGCGATCACCGCAGTGTTTCTTTATTCGCTGCTGCCGATCCTGCGCAACACCTACCTCGCCCTGACCAACGTCGAGCCCGGTATCCGTGAGGCGGCGCGGGGGATCGGCATGACCTTCGGCCAGCGCCTGCGCATGGTCGAGCTGCCCATCGCCGTGCCCGTGATCCTCGCCGGCGTGCGCACCGCCGTGGTGATGAACATCGGCGTCATGACCATCGCCGCCACCATTGGCGCCGGCGGCCTGGGGGTGCTCATTCTCACCTCAATCAGCCGCAGCGACATGTCGATGCTGCTGGTCGGCGCTGTGCTGGTCAGCCTGCTGGCGATCATCGCCGACCTGCTCCTGCAAACCCTGCAACGTGCCCTGACTCCAGAAGGACTGCGCTCATGA
- a CDS encoding osmoprotectant ABC transporter ATP-binding protein OsmV: MIELKNLSKTFNVNGKDVKAVDAVSLTVNEGEICVFLGPSGCGKSTTLKMINRLITPTSGQVFINGEDTSALDEVTLRRHIGYVIQQIGLFPNMTIEENITVVPRLLGWDKQKCRERARELMHMIKLEPKQYLQRYPRELSGGQQQRIGVIRALAAEAPVLLMDEPFGAVDPINREMIQNEFFEMQRALNKTVIMVSHDIDEAIKLGDKIAIFRAGKLLQLDHPDTLLAHPVDDFVSNFVGQDSTLKRLLLVRAEDAADNAPSVSPQTPVNDALELLDEHDRRYVVVTDGQNKALGYVRRRDMHRQQGTCGDFLRPFNATASHDEHLRILLSRMYEFNRAWLPVLDAEQVFLGEVTQESIAAYLSSGRSRGAKTSIVSPAEVAAS; the protein is encoded by the coding sequence ATGATCGAACTGAAGAACCTCAGCAAAACCTTCAACGTCAACGGCAAGGACGTCAAAGCCGTCGACGCGGTAAGCCTCACCGTCAATGAAGGCGAAATCTGCGTGTTCCTCGGCCCGTCGGGCTGCGGCAAGAGCACCACGTTGAAGATGATCAACCGCCTGATCACGCCCACCTCCGGGCAGGTGTTCATCAATGGCGAAGACACCAGCGCGCTGGACGAAGTGACCCTGCGCCGGCACATCGGCTACGTAATCCAGCAAATCGGCCTGTTCCCCAACATGACCATCGAGGAGAACATCACCGTGGTCCCGCGCCTGCTCGGCTGGGACAAGCAAAAGTGCCGTGAGCGCGCCCGTGAGCTGATGCACATGATCAAGCTAGAACCCAAGCAGTACCTGCAGCGCTATCCGCGCGAGCTTTCCGGTGGCCAGCAGCAGCGCATCGGGGTGATCCGCGCGCTGGCAGCCGAAGCACCGGTATTGCTGATGGACGAGCCGTTCGGCGCAGTCGACCCGATTAACCGCGAGATGATCCAGAACGAGTTCTTCGAAATGCAGCGGGCGCTGAACAAGACCGTGATCATGGTCAGCCACGACATTGACGAGGCGATCAAGCTCGGCGACAAGATCGCCATTTTCCGCGCGGGTAAACTGCTCCAGCTCGACCACCCGGATACCCTGCTGGCGCACCCTGTGGATGATTTCGTGAGCAACTTCGTCGGCCAGGACAGCACCCTCAAGCGCCTGCTGCTGGTGCGCGCCGAAGATGCCGCAGACAACGCGCCATCGGTCAGCCCGCAAACCCCGGTCAATGATGCCCTGGAGCTGCTCGATGAGCATGACCGTCGTTATGTAGTGGTGACCGACGGGCAGAACAAGGCACTGGGTTACGTACGCCGCCGCGACATGCACCGCCAGCAAGGCACCTGCGGCGACTTCCTGCGCCCGTTCAACGCCACTGCATCGCACGACGAGCATCTGCGTATCCTGCTGTCGCGGATGTACGAGTTCAACCGTGCCTGGTTGCCGGTGCTGGACGCTGAGCAGGTATTCCTTGGCGAGGTCACACAGGAGTCGATTGCCGCTTACCTGAGCTCCGGGCGCTCACGTGGGGCGAAGACCAGCATTGTTTCGCCTGCCGAGGTCGCAGCTTCCTGA
- a CDS encoding type III PLP-dependent enzyme produces MSIQVEDYFARDTFQKMKAFADKQETPFVLIDTQMISKAYDDLRAGFEFAKVYYAVKANPAVEIIDLLKEKGSSFDIASIYELDKVMSRGVSADRISYGNTIKKSKDIRYFYEKGVRLYATDSEADLRNIAKAAPGSKVYVRILTEGSTTADWPLSRKFGCQTDMAMDLLILARDLGLVPYGISFHVGSQQRDISVWDAAIAKVKVIFERLKEEDGIELKLINMGGGFPANYITRTNSLETYAEEIIRFLKEDFGDDLPEIILEPGRSLIANAGILVSEVVLVARKSRTAVERWIYTDVGKFSGLIETMDEAIKFPIWTEKKGEAEEVVIAGPTCDSADIMYENYKYGLPLNLAIGDRLYWLSTGAYTTSYSAVEFNGFPPLKAYYL; encoded by the coding sequence ATGTCGATCCAGGTCGAAGACTATTTCGCACGTGACACCTTCCAGAAAATGAAGGCGTTCGCCGACAAGCAGGAAACCCCGTTCGTACTCATCGATACCCAGATGATCAGCAAGGCCTACGACGACCTGCGCGCAGGTTTCGAATTCGCCAAGGTGTACTACGCGGTCAAGGCCAACCCCGCCGTCGAGATCATCGACCTGCTCAAAGAAAAAGGCTCGAGCTTCGACATCGCCTCGATCTACGAGCTGGACAAAGTGATGAGCCGTGGCGTCAGTGCCGACCGGATCAGCTACGGCAACACCATCAAGAAATCCAAGGACATTCGCTACTTCTACGAGAAGGGTGTGCGCCTGTACGCCACCGACTCGGAAGCGGACCTGCGCAACATCGCCAAAGCCGCGCCGGGCTCTAAGGTCTACGTGCGCATCCTTACCGAAGGCTCGACCACGGCCGACTGGCCGCTGTCGCGCAAATTCGGCTGCCAGACCGACATGGCCATGGACCTGCTGATTCTCGCCCGTGATTTGGGCCTGGTGCCTTACGGCATTTCCTTCCACGTAGGCTCCCAGCAGCGCGACATCAGCGTGTGGGATGCGGCCATCGCCAAGGTCAAGGTGATCTTCGAGCGCCTGAAGGAAGAAGACGGCATCGAGCTTAAGCTGATCAACATGGGTGGCGGCTTCCCGGCCAACTACATCACCCGCACCAACAGCCTCGAAACCTATGCCGAAGAGATCATCCGCTTCCTGAAGGAAGACTTTGGTGACGACCTGCCGGAGATCATCCTTGAGCCTGGCCGTTCGCTGATCGCCAACGCCGGCATCCTGGTCAGTGAAGTGGTGCTGGTGGCACGCAAATCGCGCACCGCCGTCGAGCGCTGGATCTACACCGATGTGGGCAAGTTCTCCGGCCTGATCGAAACCATGGACGAAGCCATCAAGTTCCCGATCTGGACCGAGAAGAAAGGCGAAGCCGAAGAAGTGGTCATCGCCGGCCCGACCTGTGACAGCGCCGACATCATGTACGAGAACTACAAATACGGCCTGCCGCTGAACCTGGCCATTGGTGACCGCCTGTACTGGCTGTCGACCGGTGCCTACACGACCAGCTACAGCGCAGTTGAATTCAACGGCTTCCCGCCGCTGAAGGCTTACTACCTGTAA
- a CDS encoding tetratricopeptide repeat protein, which translates to MSYQLRREEVVDAAGLQAMLQHSPGKAAQAILAAAGQGMVEAQLLLGQILLDGLGIEQDARVARRWFAIAAQGGNAMAHNMLGRCHEQGWGGEVNDALAAIHYAQAADAGLDWGLYNLGNMLATGRGLPVNQAQALICYEKAALLGHAKSMNLYGRYLEHGIATAPSPARAVRWYRRSAEAGDFRGMFSLAMVLAERGELAEAGTWLERARLEGNLNFLRSALVTLQGAGPMLMSYAARYAERLQQVERSTL; encoded by the coding sequence GTGTCCTATCAGTTACGGCGTGAAGAAGTGGTGGATGCTGCCGGCCTGCAGGCGATGCTCCAACACAGCCCTGGCAAGGCGGCCCAGGCAATTCTGGCGGCAGCGGGGCAGGGCATGGTCGAGGCGCAGTTGCTGCTTGGGCAAATCCTGCTCGATGGCCTTGGCATCGAGCAGGATGCACGTGTGGCCCGGCGCTGGTTCGCCATTGCAGCTCAGGGCGGCAATGCCATGGCGCATAACATGCTCGGTCGTTGCCACGAGCAGGGCTGGGGAGGCGAGGTGAATGATGCACTAGCGGCCATTCATTATGCGCAGGCCGCCGATGCAGGGCTCGATTGGGGCCTCTATAACCTTGGCAACATGCTCGCAACTGGGCGTGGGCTGCCGGTCAATCAAGCCCAGGCGCTGATCTGTTACGAGAAGGCCGCGCTGTTGGGCCATGCCAAGTCGATGAACCTCTATGGGCGCTATTTGGAGCATGGCATCGCCACCGCGCCAAGCCCGGCACGGGCGGTGCGCTGGTATCGGCGGTCGGCTGAGGCGGGGGATTTTCGCGGCATGTTCAGCCTGGCCATGGTGTTGGCCGAGCGTGGCGAGTTGGCCGAGGCTGGGACCTGGCTGGAACGGGCGCGGTTGGAGGGCAACCTGAATTTTCTGCGCAGTGCCTTGGTGACCTTGCAGGGCGCGGGGCCGATGTTGATGTCTTACGCAGCCCGCTATGCCGAGCGGTTGCAGCAGGTCGAGCGCAGCACGTTGTAA
- a CDS encoding Fe2+-dependent dioxygenase has product MLLHIPGVFDAQELARIRVALEQADWADGKATAGFQSAKAKHNLQLPEGHALAKEIGSALIDRLWQSPQFMSAALPHKVFPPLINCYREGGNFGFHIDNALRQPKGSAERVRTDLSSTLFLSDPASYDGGELVIQDTYGEQQVKLAAGDLVLYPGTSLHKVNPVTRGVRYAASFWTQSLVREDSQRALLFEMDNAIQQLTVDVPDHPSLLQLTGTYHNLLRRWAEV; this is encoded by the coding sequence ATGTTGCTTCATATTCCAGGGGTGTTCGATGCTCAAGAGCTGGCTCGCATTCGCGTAGCGCTGGAGCAGGCCGACTGGGCAGATGGCAAGGCCACGGCCGGTTTTCAGTCGGCCAAGGCCAAGCACAACCTGCAATTGCCAGAAGGCCATGCCCTGGCCAAGGAAATCGGCAGTGCGCTGATCGATCGCTTGTGGCAAAGCCCCCAGTTCATGTCGGCGGCGCTGCCACACAAGGTGTTCCCGCCGCTGATCAACTGCTACCGCGAGGGCGGGAATTTCGGTTTCCACATCGACAATGCGCTGCGCCAGCCCAAAGGCAGCGCCGAACGAGTGCGCACCGATCTGTCCTCGACCCTGTTCCTCAGCGACCCAGCCAGCTACGACGGTGGAGAGCTGGTGATTCAGGACACCTATGGCGAGCAACAGGTCAAGCTTGCAGCCGGTGACCTTGTGTTGTACCCCGGCACCAGTTTGCACAAGGTCAACCCGGTGACCCGTGGCGTGCGCTATGCGGCATCCTTCTGGACCCAGAGCCTGGTGCGCGAGGACAGCCAGCGTGCGCTGCTCTTCGAGATGGACAATGCCATCCAGCAACTCACCGTCGACGTGCCAGACCATCCATCCTTGCTGCAACTGACAGGCACTTACCATAACTTGCTGCGCCGCTGGGCCGAGGTCTAA